The sequence GCCGGCCTGACTCTTTACGCCGTCCTCCGCGAACTCCAGGCCCTACTCGGCGTCTGGACCGGCGCTTGCCGTCTCTGCCTGCAACCCGTCCTGCCACGCCCACCCACCCCCGCAGACTCGACATAACAAAGTACTACTAGCCAAGCCTCAGCGGTACCGACGAAGGGACTCGCCATGGCACGAGCCCAGCAGCCCGTCGCCCTGACCGGGAACGAAGGACGTCACCCCGGCGCGTTCGAACCCGTCACCCTGATCCTCACGATCGGCCTGAGCGTGCTCGGGGCGATCATCGGACTCCACCTCGTCACCACGCTCGGGGTGTCCGCCAACACCTCGGTCATCGGCGCGCTCGTCGCGATGCTGGTCGGCCGGATCTCCGTGCTCGGCCTGCGTTCGATGCGCTCGGTGCACCGCCAGAACCTCACCCAGAGCGCGATCTCCGCGTCGACGTTCGCCGCGGCCAACGCGCTGCTGACGCCGATCGCGGTGCCGTTCGTCTTCGGCCGGCCCGACCTCGTCTGGCCGATGCTGGTCGGCGCGACGGCCGGTCTCGTGGTCGACGCATGGGTGCTGTACCGGATCTTCGACAGCACGTTCCTGCAGGCGACCGAGGCATGGCCACCAGGCGTCGCGGCCGCCGAGACGATCATCGCGGGCGACAAGGGCGGCCGGCGCGCGGTGGTCCTGGGCGCGGGCGCCGTCGTCGGCTTCGCCGGCTCGTGGTTCGGCCTGTCGATGTCGGCGGCGGGAGTCGCGTTCATCGGCAACATGTGGGCGCTCGGCATGTTCGGTCTGGGGTTGCTGGTGAGCCAGTACGAGCCCGCGCTGCTCGGTGTCGACCTCAACGCCGCGTTCATCCCGCACGGCGTCATGATCGGCGCCGGCATCGTCGCGCTCGTCCAGGCGGTGCGGATCCTCGCACGCCGGCGCGAGCGGCGTCGGGGGGAGACCGCCGAGGAGTCCGGAGACGACGCCGAGGCGCAGGACCCGAGCCTGGTGCCGACCGTCGACGAGGCGCGACTGCGGCGCTCGCTGCTCATCGGCTACGTGCTGTTCGTCGCGGGTGCACTGGTGCTCGCCCTCGCCGGTGGCGCGTACGCGGACCTGTCGGTGCCCGCGTTGATCGGGTGGGTGCTGTTCGCCGGGTTCGCCGCGCTGGTGCACGAGATCATCGTCGGCCTCGCTGCGATGCACGCGGGCTGGTTCCCCGCGTTCGCGGTCACCCTGATCTTCCTGATCCTCGGTCTGCTGCTCGGTATGCCGGCGCTCCCGCTGGCGCTGCTCGTGGGCTACTGCGCGTCGACCGGGCCCGCGTTCGCGGACATGGGGTACGACTTCAAGGCCGGCTGGATCCTGCGCCGCGCGCGCCGGCCGTACCGGGTGTTCGAGCTCGCCGGTCGCAGGCAGCAGTTCCGCTCGTCGCTCATCGGCTGCGCCGTCGCCGTCGCCGTCGTCGCGATCCTGTGGCGCTCGTACTTCGAGAACGGGCAGCTGCCGCCGGTGTCCGAGGTGTACGCGGACACGATCAAGGCCGGCCTCACCGACGCGGGAAACACGCTCAACCTGGTGCTCTGGGCGATCCCCGGCGCGGTCGTCCAGCTGGTCGGC is a genomic window of Streptosporangiales bacterium containing:
- a CDS encoding OPT family oligopeptide transporter gives rise to the protein MILTIGLSVLGAIIGLHLVTTLGVSANTSVIGALVAMLVGRISVLGLRSMRSVHRQNLTQSAISASTFAAANALLTPIAVPFVFGRPDLVWPMLVGATAGLVVDAWVLYRIFDSTFLQATEAWPPGVAAAETIIAGDKGGRRAVVLGAGAVVGFAGSWFGLSMSAAGVAFIGNMWALGMFGLGLLVSQYEPALLGVDLNAAFIPHGVMIGAGIVALVQAVRILARRRERRRGETAEESGDDAEAQDPSLVPTVDEARLRRSLLIGYVLFVAGALVLALAGGAYADLSVPALIGWVLFAGFAALVHEIIVGLAAMHAGWFPAFAVTLIFLILGLLLGMPALPLALLVGYCASTGPAFADMGYDFKAGWILRRARRPYRVFELAGRRQQFRSSLIGCAVAVAVVAILWRSYFENGQLPPVSEVYADTIKAGLTDAGNTLNLVLWAIPGAVVQLVGGPKRQMGILLATGLLVATPNAGWLVFGAIVARLVYRRIRGPQAENELSLVGAGIIAGDSIAATGQVLKN